One genomic segment of Nocardia spumae includes these proteins:
- a CDS encoding RNB domain-containing ribonuclease: MEPHSRIASAPVDFGVVRSEFGLASDYPSEAVSEARDASDAFAGVRADRTDIPFVTIDPPGALDLDQALYLERTPTGFLLHYAIADVGAMVSPDGALARESLARGQSFYLPDGTVPLHPPVLSEGSASLLPGRNRPAALWTIECDDRAEPLRYAVRRALVRSRARLDYPGVQADADADRLHPSIAALPDFGRLRIEAGLARGAIELRLPAQTVIPDGHNRRTEHWQLVIEPRTEADDWNEQVSLLTGICAARIMLDDTGSDGRIGLLRTMPAPPASAIAAMRRTAAALGVRWPTGMVVGRMLAGLDPNTPAALALMSEATGLLRGASYTVLDGEDPDVLQHSGIGAPYAHVTAPLRRLADRYTTEICLARCAGTPVPGWVRDGLGPAAESMRRSDAVGGKLERACLDLAESTVLAPRLGAVFEAVVIREGNGNRAAEIFITDPPVIAKCAGSPPEGQRVRVRLDIADPDKRLVGFAFPADPPA; this comes from the coding sequence GTGGAACCGCATTCCAGGATCGCCTCGGCGCCGGTCGATTTCGGTGTCGTGCGATCCGAATTCGGACTCGCCTCGGACTACCCGTCCGAGGCGGTCTCGGAGGCCCGCGACGCATCGGATGCGTTCGCGGGCGTCCGGGCCGATCGCACCGATATCCCGTTCGTGACGATCGACCCGCCCGGCGCGCTGGACCTGGACCAGGCGCTGTATCTCGAACGCACCCCGACCGGATTCCTGCTTCACTACGCCATCGCCGATGTCGGCGCGATGGTCTCGCCCGATGGGGCGCTGGCGCGGGAATCCCTCGCTCGGGGACAGAGCTTCTATCTCCCCGACGGCACCGTGCCGCTGCATCCGCCGGTGCTCTCGGAAGGGTCGGCCAGTCTGCTGCCCGGCCGGAATCGTCCCGCCGCACTGTGGACCATCGAATGTGACGATCGGGCCGAGCCCCTGCGCTACGCGGTCCGGCGTGCGCTGGTCCGCTCCCGCGCCCGACTGGACTATCCCGGTGTCCAGGCCGATGCCGACGCCGACCGGCTGCACCCCTCGATCGCCGCACTGCCGGACTTCGGCCGCCTGCGCATCGAGGCGGGCCTGGCGCGCGGTGCGATCGAATTGCGCCTGCCCGCCCAGACGGTGATCCCCGACGGCCACAATCGCCGCACCGAGCACTGGCAGCTGGTGATCGAGCCGCGCACCGAGGCCGATGACTGGAACGAGCAGGTCTCGCTGCTCACCGGCATCTGCGCCGCGCGAATCATGCTCGACGACACCGGCTCCGACGGACGGATCGGACTGTTGCGCACGATGCCGGCGCCGCCCGCCTCGGCCATCGCGGCGATGCGGCGCACCGCCGCCGCGCTCGGCGTGCGGTGGCCCACCGGCATGGTCGTCGGCCGCATGCTCGCGGGACTGGATCCCAACACCCCCGCAGCCCTGGCGCTGATGTCGGAGGCGACCGGGTTGCTACGCGGCGCCTCCTACACCGTGCTCGACGGTGAGGATCCGGATGTCTTGCAGCACAGCGGGATCGGCGCACCCTACGCGCACGTGACCGCACCGCTGCGGCGGCTGGCCGACCGCTACACCACCGAGATCTGCCTGGCCCGCTGCGCGGGCACGCCGGTACCCGGGTGGGTGCGCGACGGACTCGGCCCGGCCGCGGAATCGATGCGCCGCAGCGACGCCGTCGGTGGCAAACTCGAGCGCGCCTGCCTCGATCTCGCCGAATCGACCGTTCTGGCACCGCGTTTGGGCGCTGTCTTCGAGGCGGTGGTCATCCGTGAGGGCAACGGCAACCGCGCCGCCGAGATCTTCATCACCGATCCACCGGTTATCGCCAAATGCGCCGGATCACCACCGGAGGGGCAGCGGGTGCGGGTGCGTCTCGATATCGCCGATCCCGACAAGCGCCTGGTGGGCTTCGCTTTTCCGGCGGATCCGCCGGCGTAA
- a CDS encoding ParB/RepB/Spo0J family partition protein, translated as MSAQRKANVGAVVPLTSDACYRVELQRLLPADSPRSTGEDRRHIVRLAESESRWPPILVHRATMRVIDGMHRVHAARMKGMTHIEVLFFDGTAAEAFLRGVESNVVHGLPLTLPDRKAAAMRILESLPELSDRTIAASTGLSSKTVARIRLRSTGEIPQSNIRIGADGRSRPLDSSRRRQQVIELLTASPDMPLRALAAAADVSVSTAHAIRKKMRERLCSEAGGEDGPDTNALLLQKLTRDPAMRASQQGRDLLRWLHSHSMNRTMWPRVAEAVPPHLAATVAELASRNAREWRAFADRIQSTDTAI; from the coding sequence ATGTCCGCTCAGCGTAAAGCGAATGTCGGCGCAGTGGTGCCGCTGACCTCCGATGCGTGTTATCGAGTCGAATTGCAGCGGCTGCTGCCGGCCGATTCGCCGCGCTCCACCGGTGAGGATCGCCGTCATATCGTGCGACTGGCCGAGAGCGAGTCCCGGTGGCCGCCGATCCTGGTCCACCGTGCCACCATGCGGGTCATCGACGGGATGCACCGTGTACACGCGGCACGGATGAAGGGAATGACCCATATCGAGGTGCTGTTCTTCGACGGCACCGCCGCCGAGGCCTTCCTGCGTGGTGTCGAATCCAATGTGGTGCACGGACTTCCGCTGACGCTGCCGGACCGCAAGGCGGCCGCGATGCGAATTCTGGAATCACTGCCCGAATTATCGGATCGCACGATCGCGGCCAGCACGGGTTTGTCGTCGAAGACCGTGGCCCGCATCCGATTGCGTTCGACCGGGGAAATTCCGCAGTCGAACATTCGCATCGGCGCCGACGGCCGGTCCCGGCCGCTGGATTCCTCCCGGCGGCGTCAGCAGGTAATCGAATTGCTCACCGCCTCACCGGATATGCCGCTGCGTGCCCTGGCGGCAGCCGCCGATGTGTCGGTCAGCACCGCGCACGCGATCCGCAAGAAGATGCGTGAGCGGTTGTGTTCGGAAGCCGGCGGCGAGGACGGTCCCGACACGAATGCCCTACTGCTGCAGAAACTCACCCGCGATCCCGCGATGCGGGCCAGTCAGCAGGGCCGAGATCTGCTGCGCTGGTTGCACTCCCATTCCATGAACCGCACGATGTGGCCGCGCGTGGCCGAGGCGGTACCACCGCACCTCGCCGCCACCGTCGCGGAACTGGCCAGCCGAAATGCGCGGGAGTGGCGCGCCTTCGCCGACCGGATCCAGTCCACCGACACCGCAATCTGA
- the panB gene encoding 3-methyl-2-oxobutanoate hydroxymethyltransferase, protein MSAAQDNSASDTHAPAETTAYGAAPATSRRKTRVHHLQQWKAAGEKWAMLTAYDYSTAKLFEEAGIPVLLVGDSAANVVYGYDTTVPITAEELIPLVRGVVRGAPHALVVADLPFGSYEGSPEQALATATRFMKEGGAHAVKLEGGERVSEHIARLTASGIPVVAHIGFTPQSVNTLGGFRVQGRGDGAEQLIADAIAVAEAGAIAVVMEMVPAELAGQVTHKLTIPTVGIGAGSDCDAQVLVWQDMAGYTSGKTAKFVKRFGRVGDELRSAAATYAAEVARGTYPGPEHSF, encoded by the coding sequence ATGTCCGCTGCTCAGGACAATTCTGCTTCCGACACCCATGCTCCCGCGGAAACCACTGCCTACGGTGCCGCACCGGCGACTTCCCGGAGGAAGACGCGAGTGCACCATCTCCAGCAGTGGAAGGCCGCGGGTGAGAAGTGGGCGATGCTGACCGCCTACGACTACTCCACCGCGAAGCTCTTCGAGGAGGCCGGCATTCCCGTACTGCTGGTCGGCGACTCGGCGGCCAATGTGGTCTACGGCTACGACACCACCGTGCCGATCACCGCCGAGGAGCTCATTCCGCTGGTCCGCGGCGTGGTGCGCGGCGCGCCGCACGCCCTGGTCGTGGCCGATCTGCCGTTCGGCAGCTACGAGGGTTCGCCGGAACAGGCGCTGGCCACCGCCACTCGCTTCATGAAGGAGGGCGGTGCGCACGCGGTGAAACTCGAAGGTGGTGAACGCGTATCCGAGCACATCGCTCGGCTCACCGCTTCCGGTATCCCGGTGGTGGCGCATATCGGCTTCACGCCGCAGAGCGTCAACACCCTGGGCGGATTCCGCGTGCAGGGCCGCGGCGACGGCGCCGAACAGCTCATCGCCGACGCGATCGCGGTGGCCGAGGCCGGGGCGATCGCGGTCGTGATGGAGATGGTGCCGGCCGAACTCGCCGGTCAGGTCACCCACAAGCTGACCATTCCGACCGTCGGCATCGGCGCCGGCAGCGACTGCGATGCCCAGGTGCTGGTCTGGCAGGACATGGCCGGCTACACCAGCGGCAAGACGGCGAAGTTCGTCAAGCGCTTCGGCCGGGTGGGCGACGAATTGCGCTCCGCGGCCGCGACTTACGCGGCGGAAGTGGCGCGCGGGACCTACCCCGGGCCCGAGCACAGCTTCTGA
- a CDS encoding oxidoreductase, producing MSTDHVWFITGSSAGFGRAIAEAVLAAGGRVVATARNPESLADLRDRDPERVLIAELDVTDPASITAAVEAARVRFGHIDVLVNNAGYGLRGALEECDDEQLRQLMETNVWGLIAVTKAVLPLMRAQRSGHIVQLSSVGGVRARLGGTPYALSKFAVEGLSEGLSYEVAPFGIKVTIVEPGPFRTDFAGRSIRWAEPISEYTPIFAEERERFQAQNGSQPGDPARAAEAILRAVAMEEPPLRLPLGPEAFAGIRATLTQRLADLDELEPWAADTGFR from the coding sequence ATGTCCACCGATCACGTCTGGTTCATCACCGGCAGCAGTGCCGGATTCGGACGCGCGATCGCCGAGGCCGTGCTGGCCGCGGGTGGCCGGGTGGTCGCTACGGCGCGCAACCCCGAATCCCTTGCGGACCTTCGTGATCGAGATCCGGAGCGGGTACTGATCGCGGAGTTGGACGTCACCGATCCGGCCTCGATCACCGCGGCGGTCGAGGCGGCGCGAGTTCGGTTCGGCCACATCGACGTCCTGGTCAACAACGCCGGTTACGGACTGCGCGGCGCACTCGAGGAATGCGACGACGAACAGCTGCGGCAGCTGATGGAGACCAATGTCTGGGGACTGATCGCGGTCACCAAGGCGGTACTGCCGTTGATGCGCGCCCAGCGCAGCGGTCACATCGTGCAACTGTCCTCCGTGGGCGGGGTACGCGCCCGGCTCGGTGGAACCCCCTACGCACTGAGCAAATTCGCGGTCGAAGGACTGTCGGAGGGATTGTCCTACGAGGTCGCGCCCTTCGGTATCAAAGTCACCATCGTCGAACCCGGTCCGTTCCGCACCGATTTCGCCGGCCGCTCCATCCGATGGGCCGAACCCATCTCCGAATACACGCCGATCTTCGCCGAGGAGCGCGAGCGCTTCCAGGCTCAGAACGGTTCCCAGCCCGGCGATCCGGCCCGTGCCGCCGAAGCCATCCTGCGCGCGGTCGCCATGGAGGAACCACCGCTGCGCCTGCCGCTGGGACCCGAGGCCTTCGCCGGAATCCGCGCCACCCTGACTCAGCGCCTGGCCGATCTGGACGAACTCGAACCGTGGGCAGCCGACACCGGATTCCGCTGA
- the pip gene encoding prolyl aminopeptidase — protein MRTLYPPLEPHRDGMLDVGDGQHIYWEESGNPDGKPVVFLHGGPGGGTDPSHRQFFDPAAYRIVLFDQRGCGRSTPHVADGASLEANTTWHLVADIERLRTHLGVDRWQVFGGSWGSTLALAYAQTHPDRVTELVLRGVFLLRRKEIDWYYNGAAGFVYPDEWEKYLAPIPAADRDGDLVTAYHRLLHSPDPRIATAAAVAWSSWEGATSSLLPKPERVAESAQPRFALAFARIENHYFVHGGFLDEGQLLRDIDRIAHIPGVIVQGRHDIVCPAVSAWDLHRAWPDSRLHLVPDAGHAAAEPGTTHHLVEATDEFRDRR, from the coding sequence ATGCGCACCCTGTATCCGCCCCTGGAGCCCCACCGCGACGGCATGCTCGATGTCGGCGACGGGCAGCACATCTATTGGGAGGAGTCGGGAAACCCCGACGGCAAACCGGTGGTGTTCCTGCACGGTGGCCCCGGTGGCGGAACAGATCCGTCGCACCGGCAGTTCTTCGATCCGGCCGCATACCGGATCGTGCTGTTCGATCAGCGCGGCTGCGGCCGTTCGACACCGCACGTGGCCGACGGTGCGAGCCTGGAGGCCAACACCACCTGGCATCTGGTCGCCGATATCGAGCGGCTGCGTACCCACCTCGGTGTCGACCGGTGGCAGGTCTTCGGCGGTTCCTGGGGTTCCACCCTGGCCCTGGCCTATGCCCAGACCCATCCCGACCGCGTCACCGAACTGGTGTTACGCGGGGTGTTCCTGTTGCGGCGCAAGGAGATCGACTGGTACTACAACGGCGCCGCCGGCTTCGTCTACCCGGACGAGTGGGAGAAGTATCTGGCCCCGATCCCGGCCGCCGATCGCGACGGCGATCTGGTGACGGCCTACCACCGGCTGCTGCACTCCCCCGATCCGCGGATCGCGACCGCGGCCGCGGTGGCCTGGTCGAGCTGGGAGGGTGCGACGAGTTCGCTGCTGCCGAAACCGGAGCGGGTCGCCGAATCCGCGCAGCCACGCTTCGCGCTGGCCTTCGCGCGGATCGAGAACCACTACTTCGTGCACGGCGGATTCCTCGACGAGGGACAGCTGCTGCGCGATATCGATCGCATCGCGCACATCCCCGGGGTGATCGTGCAGGGCCGCCACGACATCGTATGCCCGGCGGTCAGCGCATGGGATCTGCATCGGGCATGGCCGGATTCGCGACTGCACCTGGTGCCCGATGCCGGACATGCCGCCGCCGAACCGGGCACCACCCACCACCTCGTCGAGGCCACCGACGAATTCCGAGACCGCCGGTGA
- a CDS encoding CHAD domain-containing protein, with the protein MNAAAGPAVVAVLGDDVDRLLAAEPDVRADRYDSVHQMRVATRRLRSVLRSYRKVFHRGDIDALRDELRWLAGVLGTARDAEVRAQRFAALLDEYPDVEHHLGHRLVGAERAAYADAHRMVLDALDGARYARLRSELRRMRTDPPLRRHIAERDAHRVFFAAVRADRDRLDRLVCAEPDVDDADRVEILHEIRKAAKRLRYCAEAATDVLDGPAAEIARHAKRVQSVLGDHRDAIEAVAAIATYAAHARTADVTAYEQLVAAETDAARKALDRYPETVAFLRDEYLP; encoded by the coding sequence GTGAACGCCGCGGCCGGCCCCGCCGTCGTCGCCGTGCTCGGCGACGACGTGGACCGGCTGCTGGCCGCCGAGCCGGATGTGCGCGCCGATCGTTACGACTCCGTCCATCAGATGCGGGTCGCCACCCGGCGGCTGCGATCGGTCCTGCGTTCGTATCGAAAGGTGTTCCACCGCGGTGACATAGACGCCCTGCGCGACGAATTACGCTGGCTGGCCGGAGTACTGGGCACCGCCCGCGACGCCGAAGTGCGCGCACAACGGTTCGCGGCGTTGCTGGACGAGTATCCGGATGTCGAACACCATCTGGGGCACCGGCTGGTCGGCGCCGAGCGGGCGGCTTACGCCGACGCCCATCGCATGGTCCTCGACGCGCTGGACGGCGCCCGTTACGCGCGCCTGCGGTCGGAACTGCGGCGGATGCGCACCGATCCGCCGCTGCGCCGTCATATCGCCGAGCGCGACGCACACCGGGTCTTCTTCGCCGCCGTGCGGGCCGACCGCGACCGGCTCGACCGGTTGGTGTGCGCCGAGCCCGATGTCGACGACGCCGATCGGGTGGAAATCCTGCACGAAATCCGCAAGGCCGCCAAACGTTTACGCTACTGCGCCGAGGCGGCCACCGATGTGCTCGACGGTCCGGCGGCCGAGATCGCGCGCCATGCCAAGAGGGTGCAAAGTGTGCTGGGCGATCATCGTGACGCGATCGAGGCGGTCGCCGCCATCGCCACCTATGCCGCGCACGCCCGCACCGCCGATGTCACCGCCTACGAGCAACTCGTCGCCGCGGAGACCGATGCCGCGCGTAAGGCGCTGGATCGTTATCCGGAGACGGTGGCGTTCCTGCGGGACGAGTATCTGCCCTGA
- a CDS encoding alpha/beta hydrolase encodes MSLSRSGRVAAAVALMCVAAACSSTSKNHPAQPSAPSAAALQKYYTQVPKWGSCDGFGDPSTTFPDGTECTHISVPIDYDKPEGDTAQIAVSRIKASGPRIGSLLFNPGGPGQAGLWMAAQGQDTPLAQRFDRVGFDPRGVGASTPLIECLDAQQWDHQRAEPPKDYTPAGIAAAEQENKDFAGHCTEKTGNEFLAHVGTREVVQDMDIIRGVLGDAKLSYVGYSYGTRLGYTYAEKFPDKVRAMVLDGALDPDADPEKESVQQAAGFQKAFDAYAADCTAKPDCPLGQEASRAVARFHDLVDPLWEHPAETRDGRGLTYSDAITGVQNTLYAEDSWNVLSAGLAQLAKGQGNILLQLADLYDGRRKDGSYDNSQDAFLAIHCVDDPAITDRTETDKQDAEFRKVAPFLDDGHATGRAPLEMCAFWPVPNSGAPHNISAPGLPKTVVISTTADPATPYQAGVDLAHQLGAALITNKGTRHTAFLSGGVPCVDDAVFAYLTDLTTPPEGLTCG; translated from the coding sequence ATGTCCTTGTCGCGATCCGGTCGCGTCGCAGCCGCGGTAGCACTGATGTGTGTGGCCGCCGCCTGCTCGTCGACGTCGAAGAATCACCCCGCACAGCCGTCGGCGCCGAGTGCGGCCGCGCTGCAGAAGTACTACACCCAGGTCCCGAAGTGGGGTAGCTGCGACGGCTTCGGTGATCCGTCGACCACATTCCCCGACGGCACCGAGTGCACCCACATCTCGGTCCCGATCGATTACGACAAGCCCGAGGGCGATACCGCGCAGATCGCCGTCTCCCGGATCAAGGCCAGCGGTCCGCGCATCGGCTCGCTGCTGTTCAACCCGGGCGGGCCGGGGCAGGCGGGTCTGTGGATGGCCGCGCAGGGCCAGGACACTCCGCTCGCCCAGCGTTTCGATCGCGTCGGCTTCGATCCGCGCGGCGTCGGCGCCTCCACCCCGCTGATCGAATGCCTGGACGCCCAGCAGTGGGACCACCAGCGCGCCGAACCGCCCAAGGACTACACCCCGGCCGGCATCGCGGCCGCCGAGCAGGAGAACAAGGACTTCGCCGGGCACTGCACCGAGAAGACCGGGAACGAATTCCTGGCTCATGTCGGCACCCGAGAGGTGGTGCAGGACATGGATATCATCCGCGGTGTGCTCGGCGACGCGAAGCTGAGCTACGTCGGCTACTCCTACGGCACCCGGCTCGGCTACACCTACGCCGAGAAGTTCCCGGACAAGGTGCGCGCCATGGTGCTCGACGGCGCGCTGGACCCCGATGCCGATCCCGAGAAGGAGTCGGTGCAGCAGGCCGCCGGTTTCCAGAAGGCGTTCGACGCCTACGCCGCCGACTGCACCGCCAAACCGGACTGTCCGCTCGGTCAGGAGGCGAGCCGGGCGGTCGCCCGCTTCCACGATCTGGTCGACCCGCTGTGGGAGCATCCCGCCGAGACCCGCGATGGGCGCGGCCTGACCTACAGCGACGCGATCACCGGCGTGCAGAACACCCTCTACGCCGAGGACAGCTGGAATGTGCTCAGCGCCGGATTGGCCCAGCTGGCCAAGGGGCAGGGCAATATCCTGCTGCAGCTGGCCGATCTCTACGACGGCCGGCGCAAGGACGGCAGCTACGACAACTCGCAGGATGCCTTCCTGGCCATTCACTGCGTCGACGATCCGGCCATCACCGATCGGACCGAAACCGATAAGCAGGACGCCGAATTCCGCAAGGTCGCCCCGTTCCTCGACGACGGTCACGCTACCGGACGGGCGCCGCTCGAGATGTGCGCGTTCTGGCCGGTGCCCAACAGCGGCGCGCCGCACAACATCTCCGCGCCGGGGTTGCCCAAGACGGTCGTCATCTCCACCACCGCGGATCCGGCGACGCCCTATCAGGCCGGCGTCGACCTCGCCCATCAGCTGGGCGCGGCCCTGATCACGAACAAGGGAACCCGCCACACCGCGTTCCTGTCCGGCGGTGTGCCGTGCGTGGACGATGCCGTCTTCGCCTACCTGACGGACCTGACGACACCGCCGGAAGGGCTCACCTGCGGCTGA
- a CDS encoding nuclear transport factor 2 family protein has protein sequence MLTVEDRFAITDLINLHGHLTDNGDLDGWPALFDDGIVYDVSALGGGVLVGLEACRDAALALGENNPVAHHVTNIVLNEVADGTVRALSKGLGVMTDGSTGSVTYEDTITRTADGWKITHRIVRPRRTPLRP, from the coding sequence ATGCTCACCGTCGAAGACCGTTTCGCCATCACCGATCTGATCAATCTGCACGGCCATCTCACCGATAACGGCGATCTTGACGGCTGGCCCGCCCTGTTCGACGACGGCATCGTCTACGACGTCAGCGCCCTGGGCGGCGGCGTGCTGGTGGGCCTGGAAGCGTGCCGCGACGCCGCGCTGGCACTGGGCGAGAACAATCCCGTCGCCCACCACGTCACCAATATCGTGCTCAACGAGGTCGCCGACGGAACGGTGCGGGCGCTGTCGAAGGGCCTCGGTGTGATGACCGACGGGTCGACGGGCAGCGTCACCTACGAGGACACCATCACTCGAACCGCGGACGGCTGGAAGATCACCCACCGCATCGTCCGCCCGCGCCGCACACCGCTGCGGCCGTGA
- the glnA gene encoding type I glutamate--ammonia ligase, whose product MDRQKEFVLRTLEERDIRFVRLWFTDVLGYLKSVAIAPAELEGAFEEGIGFDGSAIEGFARVSEADMVAKPDPSTFQVLPWSTSKGHQHSARMFCDIAMPDGSPSWADPRHVLRRQLNKAGDLGFSCYVHPEIEFFLIRSALKDGRPVAADNGGFFDQAVHDEAPNFRRHAIDALESMGISVEFSHHEGAPGQQEIDLRYADALSMADNVMTFRYLIKEVAIDEGVRASFMPKPFADHPGSAMHTHMSLFEGEHNAFADPDDPNNLSETARAFIAGILEHANEISAVTNQWVNSYKRLIHGGEAPTAASWGRSNRSALVRVPMYTPNKQSSRRVEIRSPDSACNPYLSFAVLLAAGLRGVEKGYTLPPEAEDDVWSLTSAERRAMGFRELPSTLDEALKAMERSELVAETLGEHVFDFFLRNKRHEWATYRSQVTQWELQEYLTL is encoded by the coding sequence ATGGATCGCCAGAAGGAATTCGTGCTGCGGACGCTCGAGGAGCGGGATATCCGCTTCGTGCGACTCTGGTTCACCGACGTCCTGGGATATCTGAAGTCCGTCGCGATCGCTCCGGCGGAACTCGAGGGCGCCTTCGAGGAGGGCATCGGATTCGACGGATCGGCGATCGAGGGCTTCGCCCGGGTCTCGGAGGCCGATATGGTCGCCAAGCCCGATCCGTCCACCTTCCAGGTGTTGCCGTGGTCCACCAGCAAGGGCCATCAGCACTCCGCGCGCATGTTCTGCGATATCGCGATGCCGGACGGTTCGCCCTCGTGGGCGGACCCCCGGCACGTGCTGCGGCGGCAGTTGAACAAGGCCGGTGACCTGGGCTTCAGTTGCTATGTGCATCCGGAGATCGAATTCTTCCTGATCCGCTCGGCACTCAAGGACGGCCGTCCGGTGGCCGCCGACAACGGTGGCTTCTTCGATCAGGCCGTGCACGACGAGGCGCCGAACTTCCGCCGTCACGCCATCGACGCGCTGGAGTCGATGGGCATTTCGGTGGAGTTCAGTCACCACGAGGGCGCGCCGGGCCAGCAGGAGATCGATCTGCGCTACGCCGACGCGCTGTCGATGGCCGACAACGTGATGACCTTCCGCTACCTCATCAAGGAGGTGGCCATCGACGAAGGTGTACGGGCCTCGTTCATGCCCAAACCCTTCGCCGACCATCCCGGATCGGCCATGCACACCCATATGAGCCTGTTCGAGGGGGAGCACAACGCCTTCGCCGACCCCGACGATCCGAACAACCTGTCCGAGACGGCGCGGGCGTTCATCGCCGGCATCCTCGAGCATGCCAACGAGATCAGCGCGGTGACCAACCAGTGGGTGAACTCCTACAAGCGGCTCATCCACGGCGGCGAGGCGCCGACCGCCGCCTCCTGGGGCCGGTCGAATCGCTCCGCGCTGGTGCGGGTTCCGATGTACACACCCAACAAGCAGTCCTCGCGCCGGGTCGAGATCCGCAGCCCTGATTCGGCGTGCAACCCCTACCTGTCCTTCGCGGTCCTGCTCGCGGCGGGCCTGCGCGGGGTCGAGAAGGGCTACACGCTGCCTCCGGAGGCCGAGGACGACGTGTGGTCGCTGACCTCCGCGGAACGCCGGGCGATGGGCTTCCGCGAACTGCCCTCCACCCTGGACGAGGCGCTCAAGGCGATGGAACGGTCGGAACTGGTCGCCGAAACCCTCGGCGAACATGTCTTCGACTTCTTCCTCCGCAACAAGCGCCACGAATGGGCGACCTACCGCAGCCAGGTCACCCAGTGGGAGCTGCAGGAGTACCTCACACTGTGA
- a CDS encoding TetR/AcrR family transcriptional regulator, translating into MTVVAESGRAILLTAGMLVAEREGLQRLSINAVVEEAGMAKGTFYRHFPNRHSYLVALYRQFFTLIGARVADAIRGMPPGPDRLAVSVDAFLDACLHSCGTEAFMIQAQSDPGLRTEISQRREGFLAASRPDMVAVGWSDPDAASMLKVAMVREICIAELETRTPRVDLRTAAKAMLAGRAPR; encoded by the coding sequence ATGACCGTCGTCGCCGAATCCGGCCGCGCCATCCTGCTCACCGCCGGCATGCTCGTAGCCGAACGCGAAGGACTACAGCGTCTTTCGATCAACGCGGTGGTAGAGGAGGCGGGCATGGCCAAGGGCACCTTCTACCGGCATTTCCCCAACCGCCACAGCTACCTCGTGGCGTTGTACCGCCAGTTCTTCACCTTGATCGGCGCGCGGGTCGCGGACGCGATCCGCGGTATGCCGCCGGGGCCGGACCGGCTCGCGGTCAGCGTCGACGCCTTTCTCGACGCGTGCCTGCACAGCTGCGGCACCGAGGCATTCATGATCCAGGCGCAATCGGATCCCGGATTGCGCACCGAGATCTCCCAGCGCCGGGAGGGTTTTCTCGCCGCCAGCCGCCCGGATATGGTCGCGGTCGGCTGGTCCGATCCCGACGCGGCGTCGATGTTGAAGGTCGCCATGGTGCGCGAGATCTGTATCGCCGAGCTGGAAACCCGTACTCCGCGTGTGGATCTGCGCACCGCCGCGAAGGCGATGCTCGCCGGCCGGGCGCCCCGGTAG